One Microcaecilia unicolor chromosome 4, aMicUni1.1, whole genome shotgun sequence genomic region harbors:
- the LOC115469067 gene encoding G-protein coupled receptor 183-like translates to MHVSTSMTTLQQNNSVNQTCNLYAHRDTAKILMPLHYSLVCIIGLLGNGLALAVIHQNKRKINSTTLYSINLVLSDILFTTALPTRIAYYALGFHWPFGEAFCRITAFIFYTNTYAGVYFMTCLSIDRFFAVVHPFRYNKIRKIRCAVYLCSFVWILVLLQTFPLLLQTMSKAEPEGWITCMEYPNFETIPQLPIMLLGACFIGYLLPIGLILFFYCQISNKLCHAAKENPLTEKSGMNKKANTTIIFVIVTFVICFSPYHIAIMQHMIKKFLYIPLCKERQTFQISLHVTVCLMNFNCCMDPFIYFFACRGYKRIVMKILRRQVSMSLSSTARQAPGESSRDAAESQMMMAFTNTINGSSSAL, encoded by the coding sequence ATGCATGTCAGTACATCAATGACAACTCTTCAACAAAACAATTCTGTTAATCAGACCTGTAACTTGTATGCTCATCGAGATACAGCTAAGATTTTAATGCCTCTGCATTACAGCTTGGTTTGCATCATTGGGCTGCTTGGAAATGGACTGGCCTTGGCTGTCATTcatcaaaacaaaagaaaaatcaacTCTACCACTCTTTATTCCATAAATCTTGTCCTATCAGACATTCTTTTCACCACTGCCCTGCCTACGAGGATTGCATACTATGCATTAGGATTCCATTGGCCATTTGGCGAAGCCTTCTGCAGAATTACTGCATTCATATTTTACACTAATACATATGCTGGGGTATACTTTATGACATGTTTGAGCATTGATAGGTTCTTTGCTGTGGTTCATCCATTCCGCTACAACAAGATAAGAAAAATTAGATGTGCAGTGTACCTCTGCAGTTTTGTCTGGATTCTTGTACTTTTACAAACATTTCCACTACTTCTACAAACTATGTCAAAAGCAGAGCCAGAAGGATGGATTACATGTATGGAATATCCAAACTTTGAAACGATACCCCAACTACCAATCATGCTCCTTGGGGCCTGCTTTATAGGGTACCTTCTGCCTATTGGACTAATACTATTTTTTTATTGTCAGATTAGCAACAAGTTATGCCATGCAGCTAAAGAAAACCCACTGACTGAAAAATCAGGAATGAACAAAAAAGCTAACACCACAATCATTTTTGTAATTGTGACATTTGTGATCTGCTTTAGTCCTTACCACATTGCCATTATGCAGCATATGATCAAGAAGTTTCTTTACATTCCTTTATGTAAGGAACGACAAACATTTCAGATCTCTCTGCATGTCACGGTCTGCCTAATGAATTTCAATTGTTGCATGGATCCTTTCATCTATTTCTTTGCATGCAGAGGGTACAAGAGGATAGTCATGAAAATACTGAGGAGACAAGTCAGTATGTCATTATCGAGCACTGCCAGACAAGCTCCTGGAGAAAGTTCACGTGATGCCGCAGAATCACAAATGATGATGGCATTTACAAATACTATTAATGGAAGTAGCAGTGCACTTTGA